Within Carboxydocella sporoproducens DSM 16521, the genomic segment TAGCCAGCGAATTTCAGTTCTGCGCCCCAGAAACCTCCGGAGTTAGAAGAGGCAATGGTATTGTTGAGGGGGGATTTGGTGACGACCATGTAACGTCCGGAAGTCGGAGCGGAAGTACCGGTAAGCGGACCGGTAATGAAAAAGATTTTGTTAGCTTCACTCAAAGGATCGATACCAGCCGGAATTTCCTCGGCCAGCATGCGGCCCCCCAGGCCCCGGCCGCCGAGAAAGGCTCTGGCTTTCTCCACCGGCAGGGCTTCGGTGGTGATAGAGCCGGTAGTTAAATTGATGCGCAGGATTTTGCCTGCATAAGCGTTAGACACAAATACCCCTCCTCTACTCGAAATGTAGGTAAATATTTCGCCGCAGAGGCAGGTTTTTCCTGCCGGTAACTTTTCTTTTCTGCAATTTTCTTTTTCTTCAGTATAATCGTGAGACTTTTGGGCCCGTATGTAAGCTATACATAAGGTGAAACAACTACAAGCAACAAGAAGAGCTGCCCCGCAAGGGACAGCTCCATTATTTTGACTATCTCATCACCCCAGGGCAGCAAGCCTTTCCCTTAGCGCCTCTGCTTTTTCCCGGTACTCAGCCGCTCTGGCTTTTTCCTTTTCCACCACCGCTGCCGGGGCCCTGGCGACAAAGCTTTCATTGTTCAGCTTGGCTTCCACACGGGCCAGGTCTTCTTCCACTTTGGCCAGCTCTCTGGCTAGCCGCTCTTTCTCCTTCTCGATATCAATCAGCCCGGCCAGAGGCAGGTAGATTTCCACCCCTTTAGCCACAGCAGCCGCCGCTTGAGCCGGTTTCTCCGGCAGGGTCAGCACCAGCTCCAGTTCACCGATACCGGCCAGCTGTTTGAGGTAACTGGCTCCCGCCTGCAATACCGCCAGATTTTCCTCCCGGTTGGCCGCCAGAATGGCAGCAATCTGACGGGAAGGGGGTACATTCATCTCCGCCCGGATATTGCGCACCGCCCGAATGGCTTCCATCAGCAGCTCCATGGCTGCTTCAGCTTCAGAATCATTGTATTCCGGTTTGACCTGCGGCCAGGGAGCCAGCATGATGGTTTCGCCCTGGTGGGGCAGAGCCTGCCAGATTTCCTCGGTGATAAAGGGCATAAAGGGATGCAGCAGTTCCATAGTCCGGCTCAATACATACCAGAGGGTCCACTGGGCCGTAGCCCGGGAGCCAGGGGTTTCTTTCCCGTAAAGCCGGGGCTTGATCAATTCAATATACCAGTCACAGAATTCACTCCAGATGAAATCATAGAGAACCCGGGCCGCTTCCCCCAGTTCATAGCGATCCAGCTGCCGGGTTACTTCCTCAATGGTATGATTGAGGCGGCTGAGAATCCAGCGATCAGCCAGGGCCAATTCCGGCTGCACTTCCTCCGGCTTGAAGTCCCCCAGGTTGAGCAGAGCAAAGCGGGCAGCATTCCAGATCTTGTTGGCAAAATTCCGGGTTCCTTCCAGGCGTTCCTGCTGGAAGCGCAGGTCATTACCGGGGGTATTGCCGGTAATCAGCATAAAGCGCAGGGTATCGGCTCCGTACTGGTCAATGATATCTATGGGATCAACCCCATTACCCAGGGATTTGGACATCTTCCGCCCCTGAGCATCCAGCACCAGCCCATGGATGAGAACTTCCTTGAAGGGCCGCTCCTGCATGAACTCGAGACCCATGAAAATCATGCGGGCCACCCAGAAGAAAATGATATCCCGGCCGGTGACCAGCACTGAAGTAGGATAAAAATGGGCCAGTTCCTCCGTCTGTTCCGGCCAGCCCATGGTGGAAAAGGGCCAGAGGGCGGAACTAAACCAGGTATCCAGCACATCGGGGTCCTGTTCCAGGTTAGTGCTGCCACAGTGCGGACAGCTGGTGGGGTTTTCCTTGGCACAGATTTCTGCCCCACAATCCTGACAGTACCAGACGGGAATGCGGTGTCCCCACCAGAGCTGGCGGGAAATGCACCAGTCCCTGATGTTTTCCAGCCAGTTGATGTAGATTTTGGTGAAACGCTCCGGCACAAACCGCAGTTTCCCTTCCTGCACCACCTTGATGGCCGGTTCGGCCAGGGGCTTCATCTTGACAAACCACTGGGGTGAAACCATGGGTTCGATCACAGTATCACAGCGGTAGCAATGCCCAACGGCATGAGTATGTTCTTCCACTTTTACCAGGTAGCCCTGGGCTTCCAGATCTTTGACTATCTGGGCCCGGCAGGCATAGCGTTCCATCCCCTGGTAAGGCCCGGCCTCTTCGTTCATCAAACCTTCTCTGGTCATGACAGTAATCTGGGGCAAATGGTGGCGCTGACCAATTTCAAAGTCATTCAGGTCATGGGCTGGCGTGATTTTCACCGCCCCGGTCCCAAATTCTTTTTCCACATATTCGTCAGCAATCACCGGAATTTCCCGACCCAGAATAGGCAGAATCAAGGTTTTGCCGATCAGGTGACGATAGCGCTCATCTTCCGGATGTACGGCTACGGCTACGTCCCCCAGCATGGTTTCGGGGCGGGTGGTGGCTA encodes:
- a CDS encoding aldehyde ferredoxin oxidoreductase N-terminal domain-containing protein, yielding MSNAYAGKILRINLTTGSITTEALPVEKARAFLGGRGLGGRMLAEEIPAGIDPLSEANKIFFITGPLTGTSAPTSGRYMVVTKSPLNNTIASSNSGGFWGAELKFAGYDMVIVEGKAAQPVYIYIKDDQVEIRPADKYWGKLVSETTDGLLAEAGDD
- a CDS encoding valine--tRNA ligase, whose product is MTTATRSGQLPTTYNPQEVESKWYSRWEEKGYFHAEVDKNKEPFSIVMPPPNVTGALHMGHALDNTMQDILIRWKRMQGYNTLWMPGTDHAGIATQAKVEEQLAKEGLSKYDLGREKFLERVWDWKNTYGDRITKQLRRLGASCDWQRERFTMDEGCSKAVRDVFVELYNKGLIYRGSYIINWCPKCMTTISDIEVEHEETAGKLYHIAYPVKDSQERIIVATTRPETMLGDVAVAVHPEDERYRHLIGKTLILPILGREIPVIADEYVEKEFGTGAVKITPAHDLNDFEIGQRHHLPQITVMTREGLMNEEAGPYQGMERYACRAQIVKDLEAQGYLVKVEEHTHAVGHCYRCDTVIEPMVSPQWFVKMKPLAEPAIKVVQEGKLRFVPERFTKIYINWLENIRDWCISRQLWWGHRIPVWYCQDCGAEICAKENPTSCPHCGSTNLEQDPDVLDTWFSSALWPFSTMGWPEQTEELAHFYPTSVLVTGRDIIFFWVARMIFMGLEFMQERPFKEVLIHGLVLDAQGRKMSKSLGNGVDPIDIIDQYGADTLRFMLITGNTPGNDLRFQQERLEGTRNFANKIWNAARFALLNLGDFKPEEVQPELALADRWILSRLNHTIEEVTRQLDRYELGEAARVLYDFIWSEFCDWYIELIKPRLYGKETPGSRATAQWTLWYVLSRTMELLHPFMPFITEEIWQALPHQGETIMLAPWPQVKPEYNDSEAEAAMELLMEAIRAVRNIRAEMNVPPSRQIAAILAANREENLAVLQAGASYLKQLAGIGELELVLTLPEKPAQAAAAVAKGVEIYLPLAGLIDIEKEKERLARELAKVEEDLARVEAKLNNESFVARAPAAVVEKEKARAAEYREKAEALRERLAALG